A window of the Brassica napus cultivar Da-Ae chromosome A2, Da-Ae, whole genome shotgun sequence genome harbors these coding sequences:
- the LOC106419382 gene encoding RING-H2 finger protein ATL20, producing the protein MDFTKTISFSLLFLSLLTPTTVTAACTNAVCRHGDPIIRFPFRLKPHQLNSCGYDKGFDLTCGSDGVNRTTITLPFSGDFTVEMIDYAAQEIWINDPHNCLPKRILTLNLSATPFAGVYARRFTFFNCPTSEYLRFRPLNPITCLSDKNSTVFATASPRVVNYLLSQSCREMKTVEVPVRWPFYEQAVSYSELSDNLWLTWRVPRCGRCEIRGGKCGIKSNSSRETICSDAHKPAIPRKARYAIAIGAGIPGTLIIFGLFCFVYSKINSCIKRRRLVPHSEINSTQAHSLQSSIMITGLDAPTIESYPKIVLGESKRLPKIDDAACSICLSEYEPKEILKTIPPCQHCFHADCIDEWLKLNGTCPVCRNSLEQILSSENNNP; encoded by the exons atggattttacaaaaacaatatcATTCTCTCTCTTGTTCCTCTCTCTCCTAACCCCCACGACGGTCACCGCCGCATGCACTAACGCCGTTTGTCGCCATGGTGATCCGATTATCCGTTTTCCTTTCCGCTTAAAGCCCCACCAGTTAAACTCTTGCGGTTACGACAAAGGGTTCGACCTAACGTGTGGTAGTGACGGCGTTAACCGAACAACCATAACACTGCCTTTTTCCGGTGACTTCACCGTCGAGATGATCGACTACGCAGCTCAAGAGATTTGGATCAACGACCCACATAACTGTCTTCCTAAGCGGATCTTGACGCTAAACCTCTCCGCGACGCCATTTGCCGGCGTTTACGCACGTCGGTTCACGTTCTTTAACTGTCCGACGTCGGAGTATCTCCGTTTCAGGCCGCTAAATCCGATAACGTGTTTGAGCGATAAAAACAGCACGGTGTTTGCGACTGCTTCGCCGAGAGTGGTGAACTACCTGTTGTCTCAATCGTGCCGGGAAATGAAAACCGTTGAGGTCCCGGTTCGTTGGCCGTTTTATGAGCAGGCCGTGTCGTATTCTGAGTTGAGTGATAACCTCTGGCTCACATGGAGGGTTCCGAGATGTGGTCGGTGTGAGATCAGAGGTGGTAAGTGTGGGATTAAGAGTAATTCTTCTCGTGAAACCATTTGCTCCGATGCTCATAAACCAG cTATCCCGAGAAAAGCCCGTTACGCGATAGCCATCGGTGCCGGAATCCCAGGTACTTTGATCATCTTCGGCCTTTTCTGTTTCGTTTACAGCAAAATCAACTCATGCATCAAAAGACGTCGTCTCGTTCCACACTCAGAGATCAACAGCACGCAAGCCCATTCTTTACAATCCAGTATCATGATAACGGGCCTAGATGCGCCGACTATAGAGTCATACCCCAAAATAGTATTGGGAGAGAGCAAAAGGCTTCCCAAAATAGACGATGCCGCATGTTCCATTTGTCTATCAGAGTACGAGCCAAAGGAAATACTTAAGACAATACCACCATGCCAACATTGTTTTCATGCAGATTGTATTGATGAGTGGCTGAAACTAAATGGGACTTGCCCGGTGTGTCGGAACTCTCTAGAGCAGATTTTGTCATCTGAGAACAATAATCCTTAG